The following are from one region of the Corylus avellana chromosome ca1, CavTom2PMs-1.0 genome:
- the LOC132170862 gene encoding plastid division protein PDV2-like produces MEDGGIGLVLARATELRLKISNCIHKATTAPSNGPEQEGDDKEQEEDDDDEEMERILNICDALESLENQLSFAWSLQQQQRYEREVALAEIENSRKMLLDKLNEYKGKDLEVIHEASAFACETVEPNNDLLLPPYPSRPPKSLCLENGYLPPFPKSLRNGKITSDPTNEVKKNVSESARGQSQSGSQDSRKGLGFFVGAAGKTVLTLVGLVSVLSMSGFGPNFAKKDALFKVLGLFQQPAAEKRRSNIQCPPGKVLVVENGEARCLVKERVEVPFSSVVAKPDVNYGCG; encoded by the exons atggaagaTGGGGGAATTGGGTTAGTGCTGGCTAGAGCCACTGAGCTCCGATTGAAAATCAGCAATTGCATCCATAAGGCGACGACCGCTCCAAGCAATGGCCCAGAGCAAGAGGGTGACGACAAAGagcaagaagaagatgatgatgatgaggaaatggagaggattttGAACATTTGCGACGCCCTCGAATCCCTCGAGAACCAGCTCTCTTTTGCTTGG AGTTTGCAGCAACAACAACGATATGAAAGAGAAGTGGCCCTTGCTGAGATTGAAAACAGCCGTAAGATGTTACTTGATAAGCTCAATGAGTACAAAGGGAAGGATTTGGAAGTCATACATGAAGCTTCTGCTTTTGCTTGTGAAACAGTAGAGCCTAACAATGATCTCCTGCTGCCTCCATATCCAAGCCGGCCTCCAAAGTCCCTTTGTCTGGAGAATGGCTATCTGCCACCGTTTCCTAAGTCTTTACGGAATGGAAAAATCACCAGTGATCCAACAAATGAAGTGAAGAAGAATGTGAGCGAGTCAGCAAGAGGTCAAAGCCAATCTGGGTCCCAAGATTCAAGAAAAGGGTTGGGATTTTTTGTAGGCGCAGCAGGCAAGACGGTGCTTACTCTTGTTGGTTTGGTTTCTGTATTAAGCATGTCTGGGTTTGGACCCAATTTTGCAAAAAAAGATGCCCTTTTCAAGGTTTTGGGCTTGTTTCAGCAACCAGCAGCTGAGAAAAGGAGATCTAATATTCAATGCCCACCTGGGAAAGTCCTAGTGGTTGAAAACGGAGAAGCTCGGTGTCTTGTGAAAGAGAGAGTTGAAGTACCATTCTCATCAGTTGTTGCAAAACCAGATGTAAACTATGGGTGTGGTTAG
- the LOC132166047 gene encoding uncharacterized protein LOC132166047, protein MASAGRLLGPPAAGDLSSTQNAGVGSIVSRIDDLHLTGKLLNDDDYDDAYGYGSYDEELPMGFTENLSPTFLSTGNPCLDFFFQVVPDTPSEYLIQQLQLAWAHDALTTLKLICNLRGVRGTGKSDKKGFYTSALWLHKTHPKTLALNVKALADFGYLKDLPEILYRLLEGPDIRERAKQAWEQRKMEKKIVRSRKRFSRIRASFRQKTKSGKFKRRGSKGGKRRVASEEEEETISKYVDKEKAKDLRKERLISMAAKALDRYNNDSNYRFLFDCVCDLFAELLKSDVAFLGCGEVHKITLAGKWCPTIDSSYDKSLLICEGIARRVFPREEYEGIEEAHYVYRVRDRLRKQVLAPLHKALQLPEVYMTANEWSGLPYNRVASVAMKTYKWQFRKHDKERFEEYLEKVKSGKSKIAAGALLPHEIIESLYPKNYSDDKDSDEVAELQWERMVSDVAKKGKLKNCIAVCDVSGSMNGTPMEVCVALGLLVSELSEEPWKGKVITFSENPQLHLIKGDSLLAKTKFIREMEWGYNTDFQKVFDQILQVAVEGKLTEDQLIKRVFVFSDMEFDVASGQRGVNYYGYGSYGNVDRGNDSNSWETDYEAIQRKFREKGYNRVPEIVFWNLRHSSSVPVVASQSGVALVSGFSKNMLTVFLGEGRIQTSEDVMELALSGEEYKKLVVYD, encoded by the coding sequence ATGGCTTCTGCGGGACGGCTCCTAGGTCCACCGGCCGCCGGAGACCTCTCTTCCACACAAAACGCCGGTGTTGGCTCTATTGTCTCTCGAATCGACGATCTCCATCTGACCGGAAAACTACTAAACGACGATGATTACGATGATGCCTATGGCTATGGATCCTATGACGAGGAACTCCCGATGGGTTTTACGGAAAACCTCTCGCCGACGTTTTTGTCGACCGGAAACCCTTGCCTGGACTTCTTCTTCCAAGTGGTGCCCGATACCCCGTCGGAGTATCTGATCCAACAGCTCCAACTGGCCTGGGCCCACGACGCCCTGACCACCCTGAAGCTGATATGCAATCTGAGGGGTGTGAGAGGCACCGGGAAGTCAGATAAAAAAGGGTTCTACACCTCTGCTCTTTGGCTCCACAAAACCCACCCTAAAACCTTGGCTCTCAATGTCAAGGCACTTGCTGATTTCGGGTATCTCAAAGATTTGCCGGAGATTCTCTATCGGCTTCTCGAAGGCCCCGATATCAGAGAACGCGCAAAGCAAGCCTGGGAGCAGAggaagatggagaaaaaaattgtccGGAGTAGGAAACGTTTTTCGCGGATAAGGGCAAGTTTTCGGCAGAAAACAAAGTCTGGGAAATTTAAGAGAAGAGGTAGTAAGGGGGGGAAGAGGAGGGTTGCttcggaggaggaggaggagacgATATCGAAGTACGTGGATAAGGAGAAAGCTAAGGATTTGAGGAAAGAGAGGCTGATTTCTATGGCTGCAAAGGCTTTGGATAGGTATAATAACGACTCTAATTACCGGTTCCTTTTCGATTGCGTTTGTGATTTGTTTGCTGAGCTTTTGAAATCAGACGTGGCGTTTTTGGGTTGTGGGGAGGTTCATAAGATTACTCTTGCTGGGAAATGGTGCCCGACGATCGATTCGTCGTACGACAAGTCGTTGTTAATCTGCGAAGGGATTGCGAGGCGGGTTTTCCCAAGAGAGGAGTACGAGGGAATTGAGGAGGCACATTATGTGTACAGGGTTAGAGATAGATTGAGGAAACAAGTTCTTGCTCCCTTGCATAAGGCGTTGCAGTTGCCGGAGGTCTACATGACCGCTAATGAGTGGAGCGGGTTGCCGTATAACAGGGTTGCTTCGGTGGCCATGAAGACTTACAAGTGGCAATTTAGGAAGCACGATAAGGAGAGGTTTGAGGAATATCTTGAGAAGGTGAAGAGCGGGAAGTCGAAGATTGCTGCTGGGGCATTGCTTCCCCACGAGATTATCGAGTCGCTGTATCCTAAGAATTATTCTGATGATAAGGATAGTGATGAGGTGGCAGAGCTTCAGTGGGAAAGAATGGTGAGTGATGTTGCCAAGAAAGGGAAGCTCAAGAATTGCATTGCTGTTTGTGATGTTTCCGGGAGCATGAATGGGACTCCGATGGAAGTGTGCGTGGCGCTGGGGCTTCTAGTTTCGGAGCTAAGTGAGGAGCCCTGGAAGGGGAAAGTGATTACGTTCAGTGAAAATCCTCAGCTTCATTTGATTAAGGGGGATTCTCTTTTGGCCAAGACTAAATTCATAAGGGAGATGGAGTGGGGCTATAATACAGACTTTCAGAAAGTTTTTGACCAAATCTTGCAAGTTGCAGTTGAGGGCAAGCTGACAGAAGACCAACTGATCAAGAGGGTATTTGTTTTCAGTGATATGGAATTTGATGTGGCATCTGGGCAGCGTGGTGTTAATTATTATGGGTATGGCTCGTATGGGAATGTTGATCGTGGGAATGATTCGAATTCATGGGAAACAGATTATGAAGCTATACAGAGGAAGTTCAGGGAGAAAGGATACAACAGAGTGCCGGAGATTGTGTTTTGGAACCTTAGGCACTCGTCGTCAGTTCCAGTGGTTGCGAGTCAGAGTGGGGTGGCACTTGTGAGTGGGTTTTCAAAGAATATGTTGACTGTGTTCTTGGGTGAAGGTAGGATTCAGACTTCCGAGGATGTGATGGAATTAGCCTTATCTGGTGAAGAATACAAGAAACTTGTTGTATATGATTGA
- the LOC132189097 gene encoding protein EARLY RESPONSIVE TO DEHYDRATION 15-like has protein sequence MALVSGGRSTLNPNAPLFIPAAFRQVEDFSPEWWQLVTTSTWYHDYWLSQHQGEDGFYENAEDDDFDVANLLPETFEFDDDGEDFSNMETQFEEFLQFSENKGLEMDAASVMKNLKSLEESYSPKSPVVPAKYAEKPGKSMNPKCSPRRIQQPR, from the exons ATGGCACTAGTTTCAGGAGGAAGGTCAACATTGAACCCCAACGCCCCTCTCTTCATTCCTGCTGCATTCCGGCAAGTGGAGGATTTCTCTCCGGAATGGTGGCAACTGGTCACAACCTCAACATGGTACCATGACTATTGGCTCAGCCAACACCAGGGTGAGGATGGTTTCTATGAAAATGCTGAGGATGATGACTTTGATGTTGCTAATTTGCTGCCAGAGACCTTTGAATTTGATGATGATGGAGAAGATTTTTCAAACATGGAAACTCAGTTTGAGGAGTTTCTCCAATTTTCTGAAAACAAAG GTTTGGAAATGGATGCTGCGTCAGTGATGAAGAATCTGAAATCTTTGGAGGAAAGTTATTCCCCCAAGTCCCCAGTTGTACCTGCAAAATATGCAGAGAAGCCGGGAAAGAGCATGAACCCAAAATGCAGCCCCCGGCGCATCCAGCAGCCCCGCTGA